One genomic region from Planctomycetia bacterium encodes:
- the oprP gene encoding porin, with product MFRSRFVDAALRGLCLAILLAAAAEAGDSSPLQTTAPEPPEEIVFAAEEPSAVVELPAPAPDLPQGVAGELERLQRQIDDLRAAQQRSAAGATPARAVAAPGGKEKGSTEKARGAKAGEEKAGGSAEERISAVEKGLGKLVAAVDKKKADDAKKPSLVVSGQVQADQVYFGQGPVSRASVGDLQDGTQFRRLRIGARGTSFEVLEYSLGVDFALANQPSFLDNYLEWKQLPWLQNVRAGHYFEPFSLERVTQNRNNTFMERSLVDTFAPARNMGVMAYGNTEDELATWAIGTFRTNSDNTGNDSFDSGQALTMRGTWLPWWDEPSDGRFYMHLGAAYSYRATAQNQVRFRNTPEIRKQQPATVFGPVGPPSPSNYINGVPGPFAPIFVDTGNIPARNFQLFDPEFALIMGPVSLQSEYAFAFVEQIGGPPLFFNGYMAQLSWFLTGEHRPYDRKQGIHTRMQPFEDFFRVRTRSQGVQTGLGAWEIAARFSNIVLNDHNIRGNNLTDFTVGLNWYLNPYTRWKFNYIRAFLEDDRKGNSLTDAYGMRIDFEF from the coding sequence GTGTTTCGCAGTCGGTTTGTCGACGCCGCCTTACGCGGTCTCTGCCTGGCGATCCTGCTCGCGGCCGCTGCCGAAGCGGGTGACAGCAGTCCGTTGCAGACGACTGCTCCGGAGCCGCCCGAGGAGATTGTCTTCGCCGCCGAGGAGCCGTCGGCCGTCGTCGAGCTCCCCGCCCCGGCTCCCGACCTGCCCCAAGGCGTGGCCGGCGAATTGGAGCGCCTGCAGCGGCAGATCGACGACCTGCGGGCGGCCCAGCAGCGATCGGCGGCTGGGGCTACGCCGGCCCGCGCCGTCGCGGCCCCGGGCGGCAAGGAGAAGGGCAGCACGGAGAAAGCACGCGGGGCAAAAGCTGGCGAGGAGAAGGCCGGGGGCTCCGCAGAGGAACGGATCTCGGCGGTCGAGAAGGGGCTGGGAAAACTCGTCGCCGCCGTCGACAAAAAGAAGGCCGACGACGCCAAGAAGCCATCGCTCGTCGTCTCCGGCCAGGTGCAGGCCGACCAGGTGTACTTCGGCCAGGGGCCCGTCAGCCGGGCGAGCGTCGGTGATCTCCAGGATGGCACCCAGTTTCGCCGGCTCCGCATCGGCGCCCGGGGCACCAGCTTCGAGGTCCTCGAATACTCGCTGGGGGTCGACTTCGCCCTCGCCAACCAGCCCAGCTTCCTCGACAACTACCTGGAGTGGAAGCAACTGCCCTGGCTGCAGAACGTCCGCGCGGGCCACTACTTCGAGCCCTTCTCCTTGGAGCGGGTGACGCAGAACCGCAACAACACGTTCATGGAGCGGTCGCTCGTCGACACCTTCGCCCCGGCCCGCAACATGGGGGTCATGGCCTACGGCAACACGGAGGACGAACTGGCGACGTGGGCCATCGGCACGTTTCGCACCAACTCCGACAACACCGGCAACGACTCCTTCGACAGCGGCCAGGCGCTGACGATGCGCGGCACCTGGCTGCCGTGGTGGGACGAGCCCAGCGACGGCCGGTTCTACATGCACCTCGGCGCCGCCTACAGCTACCGGGCCACGGCGCAGAACCAGGTCCGGTTTCGCAACACGCCCGAGATCCGCAAGCAGCAGCCGGCCACGGTCTTCGGCCCGGTCGGGCCGCCGAGCCCCAGCAACTACATCAACGGCGTGCCGGGGCCGTTCGCCCCGATCTTCGTCGACACGGGCAACATCCCCGCCCGCAACTTCCAGCTCTTCGACCCCGAGTTCGCCCTGATCATGGGGCCCGTCTCGCTGCAGTCTGAATATGCCTTCGCCTTCGTCGAGCAGATCGGCGGGCCGCCGCTGTTCTTCAACGGCTACATGGCCCAGCTGAGCTGGTTTCTCACCGGCGAGCACCGGCCCTACGACCGCAAGCAGGGCATTCACACGCGGATGCAGCCCTTCGAGGATTTCTTCCGGGTGCGGACGCGGTCGCAGGGGGTTCAGACCGGGCTCGGCGCCTGGGAGATCGCCGCCCGGTTCTCGAACATCGTCCTCAACGACCACAACATCCGTGGCAACAACCTGACCGACTTCACGGTCGGCCTGAACTGGTACCTGAATCCCTACACCCGCTGGAAATTCAACTACATCCGCGCCTTCCTCGAGGATGACCGCAAGGGCAACAGCCTCACCGACGCCTACGGGATGCGGATCGACTTCGAGTTCTGA
- the ychF gene encoding ribosome-binding ATPase YchF, whose product MEAGIVGLPNVGKSTLFNALTQSKAAQSANYPFCTIEPNEGMVSVPDDRLQRITRFIPPQKVIPAALKLVDIAGIVKGASEGQGLGNKFLAHIREVDAILQVVRCFEDPDVIHVAGKVDPVSDMETIELELLLADIQHLDNLLPKAERAAKGPDKDAKAKVDVIRACLAHLAEEKPVRTLDFDDVGKKAVRELGLLSAKPILYVANVDEGDLAGTGPLVQAVRAAATKAGAEVVPVCAKLEAEIAELDEADRGEMLAGAGLTEPALAALARAAYRTLGLQSYFTAGEKEVRAWTIPVGALAPQAAGVIHTDFEKGFIRAEIYALEDLEHFKSEKEIRAAGKLRVEGKDYEMRDGDICHFLVATK is encoded by the coding sequence ATGGAAGCAGGCATCGTCGGACTGCCGAACGTCGGCAAGAGCACGCTCTTCAACGCCCTCACCCAGTCGAAGGCGGCGCAGAGCGCCAACTATCCCTTCTGCACGATCGAGCCCAACGAGGGGATGGTGAGCGTGCCCGACGACCGCCTGCAGCGGATCACGCGGTTCATTCCCCCGCAGAAGGTGATCCCGGCGGCGCTCAAGCTGGTTGACATCGCCGGGATCGTGAAGGGGGCGAGCGAGGGCCAGGGGCTGGGCAACAAGTTCCTCGCCCACATCCGCGAGGTGGACGCGATCCTCCAGGTCGTCCGCTGCTTCGAGGATCCCGACGTCATCCACGTGGCCGGCAAGGTCGATCCCGTCTCCGACATGGAGACGATCGAGCTCGAGCTCCTCCTCGCCGACATCCAGCACCTCGACAACCTGCTCCCCAAGGCGGAGCGGGCGGCGAAGGGCCCCGACAAGGATGCCAAGGCGAAGGTCGACGTGATCCGCGCCTGCCTCGCCCACCTGGCGGAGGAGAAGCCGGTGCGGACGCTCGACTTCGACGACGTGGGCAAGAAGGCCGTCCGTGAACTCGGCCTGCTGTCCGCCAAGCCGATCCTCTACGTCGCCAACGTCGATGAGGGGGACCTGGCGGGCACAGGGCCGCTCGTGCAGGCGGTGCGTGCGGCGGCGACGAAGGCCGGCGCGGAGGTGGTGCCGGTGTGCGCGAAGCTGGAGGCCGAGATCGCGGAACTGGACGAGGCCGACCGGGGGGAGATGCTCGCCGGCGCCGGCCTCACGGAGCCCGCGCTGGCGGCGCTCGCCCGGGCTGCCTACCGCACGCTCGGCCTGCAGAGCTACTTCACGGCCGGCGAGAAGGAGGTTCGGGCGTGGACGATCCCGGTCGGCGCGCTGGCCCCGCAGGCGGCGGGCGTGATCCACACCGACTTCGAGAAAGGCTTCATCCGGGCGGAGATCTACGCTCTCGAGGACCTCGAGCATTTCAAGAGCGAGAAGGAGATCCGCGCCGCCGGCAAGCTCCGGGTCGAGGGGAAGGACTACGAGATGCGCGACGGCGACATCTGCCACTTCCTCGTGGCGACGAAGTAA
- a CDS encoding putative 3-methyladenine DNA glycosylase, whose protein sequence is MTRRTGPLPAPFFDRPADRVARDLLGASLVVRAADGGVTRHLVHEVEGYLGGHDLACHGSKGMTARNAVMFGPAGRWYVYLCYGMHWMLNVVTGPPGVPAAVLIRGAGEFVGPGRLTRGLGIDRRIDGRTAGRAAGLWFEAAFVPVPRRLIERTPRIGVGYAGDWADAPLRFVVDAEKLTTLTVRSEVTRRSSR, encoded by the coding sequence ATGACTCGCCGCACCGGCCCGCTGCCCGCCCCGTTCTTCGACCGGCCGGCCGACCGGGTGGCGCGGGATCTCCTCGGCGCCTCCCTCGTCGTGCGGGCCGCCGACGGCGGCGTCACGCGGCACCTGGTCCACGAGGTCGAGGGCTACCTCGGCGGCCATGACCTCGCCTGCCACGGATCGAAGGGGATGACCGCCCGCAACGCCGTGATGTTCGGCCCGGCGGGTCGCTGGTACGTCTACCTGTGCTACGGCATGCACTGGATGCTCAACGTCGTCACCGGGCCGCCCGGCGTGCCCGCCGCCGTGCTCATTCGTGGGGCCGGCGAGTTCGTCGGGCCGGGGCGGCTGACCCGCGGCCTGGGAATCGACCGGCGGATCGACGGCCGGACCGCGGGACGGGCAGCCGGCCTGTGGTTCGAGGCGGCGTTCGTGCCGGTGCCGCGGCGGCTGATCGAGCGCACGCCGCGGATCGGCGTCGGCTATGCCGGGGACTGGGCCGACGCGCCGCTGCGGTTTGTCGTCGACGCGGAGAAACTGACTACACTAACTGTGCGTTCGGAAGTCACGAGGAGATCGTCGCGATGA
- the msrA gene encoding peptide methionine sulfoxide reductase MsrA has protein sequence MNQVTLGILLACGLAMMSVVMHPAAAADAPPKTAKATLAGGCFWCTEAVFAELKGVKKVVSGYTNGSVPNPTYKQVCTGLTGHAEAIEIEYDPSVVSFEKLLEVFFATHDPTTLNQQGVDAGTQYRSGIYYHDDEQMRVARQVIKALDDAKAFPAKIVTEVTKAEKFYPAEDYHQDFFANNPNQPYCRAVAAPKVDKVRKVFKGLVK, from the coding sequence ATGAACCAGGTCACGCTCGGAATCCTGCTTGCCTGTGGCCTTGCCATGATGTCGGTGGTGATGCACCCTGCTGCGGCCGCCGACGCGCCGCCCAAGACGGCCAAGGCGACGCTGGCCGGCGGCTGCTTCTGGTGCACGGAGGCGGTGTTCGCCGAACTCAAGGGGGTGAAGAAGGTCGTCAGCGGCTACACGAACGGCAGCGTTCCCAACCCCACGTACAAGCAGGTCTGCACCGGCCTCACAGGTCATGCCGAGGCGATCGAGATCGAGTACGACCCGTCCGTGGTGTCGTTCGAGAAGCTGCTCGAGGTGTTCTTCGCGACGCACGACCCGACGACGCTCAACCAGCAGGGGGTCGACGCGGGCACGCAGTATCGCTCGGGCATCTATTACCACGACGACGAGCAGATGCGGGTGGCGAGACAGGTGATCAAGGCCCTCGACGACGCGAAGGCCTTTCCGGCGAAGATCGTCACCGAGGTGACGAAGGCGGAGAAGTTTTATCCGGCGGAGGACTACCACCAGGACTTCTTCGCCAACAATCCGAACCAGCCCTATTGCCGGGCGGTGGCGGCGCCGAAGGTGGACAAGGTCCGCAAGGTGTTCAAGGGCCTGGTGAAGTAA
- the pyc gene encoding pyruvate carboxylase, producing MRSIKKLLVANRSEIAIRVFRSAHELGIRTVAIYAHEDRFALHRFKADEAYAVGRPGEPIRSYLDIDAVVATAKAHGVDAIHPGYGFLSENPAFAAACAKAGITFVGPRVELLETLGDKTAARDLAARAGVPILAGSPKPVASHADALQIARQLGWPVILKAAHGGGGRGMRVVRGEDELAVALESAQRESKTAFGSASVFVEKFISRARHIEVQLLGDLHGGLVHLFERDCSVQRRHQKVVEMAPAPNLDARTRAAICEAALAIGRTARYENAGTVEFLVDADTGRFYFIEVNPRIQVEHTVTEEITGIDIVRRQLLVAQGHRLSDPQIGLGDQAKIQLMGAAIQCRVTTEDPENRFLPDYGRITAYRSASGMGIRLDAGTAFSGAVVTPYFDSLLVKVTARGLTHQEAAGHIERCLQEFRIRGVKTNIPFLINLVTHPAFLAGECTTRFIDETPALFDFPIRRDRATKLLEFLGDVIVNGNPLVKGRPAAARRQPALVPDFDPLAAPPAGTRDRLRELGPARFATWVRDQNRLLLTDTTMRDAHQSLLATRMRTHDMLAVADAYARLGAGLFSLEMWGGATFDTAMRFLRECPWDRLGALRERIPNVLFQMLLRASNAVGYTNYPDNVVQAFVKESAAAGIDVFRVFDPLNWVPNMRVAIDAVVESGAICEAAICYTGDVLDPARTKYSLDYYVTLAKQLERHGAHMLAIKDMAGLCKPFAAGRLVKALRDEIGIPIHFHTHDTSGAALASALEAARHGASVVDAACGPFAGLTSQPNLNAIIEATRNTPLDTGLDPEPFRHLAHYWAGVREHYTAFECGMKAPDVDLYLHEMPGGQFTNLLEQAKALGLGDRWEDVCRAYADVNRLLGDIVKVTPTSKSVGDLALMLVTNGMRADELLTDSREIAFPESVIDLLAGRMGQPPGGFPAAVVKRIVRDADLVTGRPGESLPPADFAAAARKATDIVGRTASPREVLSWLLYPRVFQDFAQHRAKHGDVSVIPTPAFLEGPKPGEELSISIEPGKTLVVRLLTVGEPHADGTRTVFFELNGQPRSVTVADRSLEAKVQRRPKATVGDAREVGAPMPGLIVTVAVRPGDVVTKGQKLLSLEAMKMETTVYAERDGRIGEVLVAPGTPVEAGELVARYADA from the coding sequence ATGCGCTCCATCAAGAAGCTGCTCGTCGCCAACCGCAGCGAGATCGCGATCCGCGTCTTCCGCTCGGCCCACGAGCTCGGCATCCGCACCGTCGCCATCTACGCCCACGAGGACCGGTTCGCGCTGCACCGCTTCAAGGCCGACGAGGCGTATGCCGTCGGCAGGCCGGGAGAACCGATCCGCTCGTATCTGGACATCGACGCCGTCGTGGCGACCGCCAAGGCGCACGGCGTGGACGCGATCCATCCCGGCTACGGCTTCCTCTCGGAAAACCCGGCCTTCGCCGCGGCATGTGCCAAGGCCGGCATCACCTTCGTCGGCCCGCGGGTCGAGCTGCTCGAGACGCTCGGCGACAAGACGGCGGCCCGCGACCTGGCCGCCAGGGCCGGCGTGCCGATCCTCGCCGGCAGCCCCAAGCCGGTCGCGAGCCACGCCGACGCCCTGCAGATCGCCCGCCAGCTCGGCTGGCCGGTGATCCTCAAGGCGGCCCATGGCGGCGGCGGCCGCGGCATGCGCGTGGTCCGCGGCGAGGACGAGCTCGCCGTCGCCCTGGAGAGCGCCCAGCGCGAGAGCAAGACCGCCTTCGGCAGCGCCAGCGTGTTCGTGGAGAAGTTCATCTCCCGGGCGCGGCACATCGAGGTCCAACTGCTTGGCGACCTGCACGGCGGCCTCGTCCACCTCTTCGAGCGCGACTGCTCCGTGCAGCGCCGCCATCAGAAGGTGGTGGAGATGGCCCCCGCGCCGAACCTCGATGCCCGGACCCGGGCGGCGATCTGCGAGGCGGCCCTGGCCATCGGCCGCACCGCCCGCTACGAGAACGCCGGCACGGTCGAGTTCCTCGTCGACGCCGACACCGGCCGGTTCTACTTCATCGAGGTCAACCCGCGGATCCAGGTGGAGCACACCGTCACCGAGGAGATCACCGGGATCGACATCGTGCGCCGCCAGCTGCTCGTGGCCCAGGGGCACCGCCTCTCCGATCCGCAGATCGGCCTCGGCGACCAGGCGAAAATCCAGCTCATGGGGGCGGCGATCCAGTGCCGGGTGACGACCGAGGATCCCGAGAACCGCTTCCTCCCCGACTACGGCCGGATCACCGCCTACCGCTCCGCCAGCGGCATGGGCATCCGGCTCGACGCCGGCACCGCCTTCTCAGGCGCTGTCGTCACACCCTACTTCGACTCGCTGCTCGTGAAGGTCACGGCCCGCGGCCTGACCCACCAGGAGGCGGCCGGCCACATCGAGCGCTGCCTGCAGGAATTTCGCATCCGCGGCGTGAAGACCAACATCCCGTTCCTCATCAACCTCGTCACCCACCCGGCGTTCCTCGCCGGAGAGTGCACGACGCGGTTCATCGACGAGACACCGGCCCTGTTCGACTTCCCCATCCGCCGCGATCGGGCGACGAAGCTGCTCGAGTTCCTCGGCGACGTGATCGTCAACGGCAACCCGCTGGTCAAGGGGCGTCCCGCCGCCGCCCGCCGCCAGCCGGCGCTGGTACCCGACTTCGACCCGCTCGCCGCGCCGCCGGCCGGCACCCGCGACCGGCTGCGGGAACTGGGCCCGGCCCGGTTCGCCACCTGGGTCCGGGACCAGAACCGGCTGCTGCTCACCGACACGACGATGCGTGACGCCCACCAGTCACTGCTCGCCACGCGGATGCGGACCCACGACATGCTCGCCGTGGCCGACGCCTACGCCCGGCTCGGCGCCGGGCTGTTTTCGCTGGAGATGTGGGGCGGCGCGACGTTCGACACCGCGATGCGGTTCCTGCGCGAATGCCCCTGGGACCGGCTCGGCGCCCTGCGCGAGCGGATCCCCAACGTCCTGTTCCAGATGCTCCTCCGGGCCAGCAACGCCGTCGGCTACACGAACTACCCCGACAACGTCGTGCAGGCCTTCGTCAAGGAGTCGGCGGCGGCCGGCATCGACGTGTTCCGCGTCTTCGACCCGCTCAACTGGGTCCCCAACATGCGGGTGGCGATCGACGCCGTCGTCGAGAGCGGGGCGATCTGCGAGGCGGCGATCTGCTACACGGGGGACGTCCTCGACCCGGCGCGGACGAAGTATTCGCTCGACTACTACGTGACGCTCGCCAAGCAGCTGGAGCGGCACGGCGCCCACATGCTCGCCATCAAGGACATGGCCGGCCTCTGCAAGCCGTTCGCGGCCGGCCGGCTGGTCAAGGCGCTCCGCGACGAGATCGGCATCCCGATCCACTTCCACACCCACGACACCTCCGGCGCCGCCCTGGCCAGCGCCCTCGAGGCGGCCCGCCACGGCGCCAGCGTGGTGGACGCGGCCTGCGGCCCGTTCGCCGGCCTCACCAGCCAGCCGAACCTCAACGCCATCATCGAGGCGACGCGCAACACGCCGCTCGACACCGGCCTCGACCCGGAGCCGTTCCGCCACCTCGCCCACTACTGGGCGGGCGTCCGCGAGCACTACACCGCGTTCGAGTGTGGCATGAAGGCTCCCGACGTCGACCTCTACCTCCACGAGATGCCGGGCGGCCAGTTCACGAACCTTCTCGAGCAGGCCAAGGCCCTCGGCCTCGGCGACCGCTGGGAAGATGTCTGCCGGGCCTATGCCGACGTCAATCGGCTGCTCGGCGACATCGTCAAGGTGACACCGACGAGCAAGTCGGTGGGCGACCTGGCGCTGATGCTCGTGACCAACGGAATGCGGGCCGACGAGCTGCTCACCGACTCCCGCGAGATCGCCTTTCCGGAGTCGGTCATCGACCTGCTCGCCGGCCGGATGGGCCAGCCGCCGGGAGGCTTTCCGGCGGCCGTCGTGAAGCGGATCGTCCGCGACGCCGACCTTGTGACGGGGCGGCCCGGCGAGTCGCTGCCGCCGGCCGACTTCGCCGCCGCGGCCCGCAAGGCCACCGACATCGTCGGCCGCACCGCCTCCCCACGCGAGGTCCTGTCCTGGCTCCTCTATCCTCGGGTGTTCCAGGATTTCGCGCAGCACCGCGCCAAGCATGGCGACGTGAGCGTGATCCCGACGCCGGCCTTCCTGGAAGGCCCGAAGCCGGGGGAGGAACTCTCGATCAGCATCGAGCCGGGCAAGACGCTGGTCGTGAGGCTGCTGACGGTGGGCGAGCCCCATGCCGACGGCACGCGGACGGTGTTCTTCGAGCTCAACGGCCAGCCGCGGAGCGTGACGGTGGCCGACCGCAGCCTGGAGGCCAAGGTCCAGCGTCGGCCGAAGGCGACGGTCGGCGACGCCCGCGAGGTGGGGGCCCCGATGCCGGGCCTGATCGTGACGGTTGCGGTGCGGCCGGGCGACGTGGTGACGAAGGGGCAGAAGCTGCTCTCGCTCGAGGCGATGAAGATGGAAACGACGGTCTACGCCGAGCGCGACGGGCGGATCGGCGAAGTGCTCGTGGCGCCGGGCACGCCGGTGGAGGCGGGGGAGCTTGTTGCACGTTACGCTGACGCGTAA
- a CDS encoding tRNA N6-adenosine(37)-N6-threonylcarbamoyltransferase complex dimerization subunit TsaB translates to MRTLAIDTSLAAGSISASGTGLSIERALPIPGAHARLVAAALRDAAGELGWDIGTAELVAVVRGPGSFTGLRVGVALAKGIAWACGARLVGVSGFETIAWKSDRAIELLGRPLEIAYDAGRGDVYAATATPCGTAASGWTVGPPRIVGAESWIATLPASAVVAGPALAVLAERLAVRPDVAIAPASCWTAGAAAAAAIAGAESAAGRTDDPALLVPDYLRPSYAEDRG, encoded by the coding sequence ATGCGAACACTGGCCATCGACACCAGCCTGGCAGCCGGCTCGATCTCCGCCTCCGGCACCGGCCTGTCCATCGAGCGGGCCCTGCCGATTCCCGGCGCGCATGCCCGGCTCGTGGCGGCGGCACTGCGCGATGCCGCCGGGGAACTCGGCTGGGACATCGGCACGGCGGAGCTCGTCGCCGTCGTCCGCGGCCCGGGCTCGTTCACCGGCCTGCGCGTCGGCGTGGCCCTCGCGAAGGGGATCGCCTGGGCCTGCGGTGCACGGCTCGTCGGCGTATCCGGCTTCGAGACGATCGCCTGGAAGTCGGACCGCGCGATCGAACTGCTGGGCCGGCCGCTCGAGATCGCCTACGACGCCGGACGCGGAGACGTGTATGCCGCGACGGCCACCCCATGCGGGACTGCCGCCAGCGGCTGGACGGTCGGGCCGCCCCGGATCGTCGGCGCGGAATCCTGGATCGCGACCCTGCCCGCCTCCGCCGTCGTCGCGGGCCCGGCCCTCGCGGTCCTTGCGGAGCGGCTGGCGGTGCGGCCCGACGTGGCCATCGCCCCCGCGTCCTGCTGGACAGCCGGTGCCGCGGCGGCGGCCGCGATCGCCGGCGCGGAGTCGGCCGCAGGCCGCACCGACGACCCGGCCCTGCTCGTGCCCGACTACCTGCGGCCGAGCTATGCCGAAGACCGCGGCTGA